The Sphingopyxis fribergensis DNA segment CCCTGTTTCGGGATCGTGAAGGGCAAGAAATTCGCCTATTTCACCAAGGATCATCATGGCGACGGCAAGATTGCGCTGCTGGTGAAGATCAGCGGCGCCGACGAACAGGCGGCGCTGATCGAGATGGACGAAACGCGCTATTACCGGCCTGCCTATTTCGGCGACGGCTGGGTCGGGATCCGACTCGATCTGGGCGACACCGACTGGGATGCGATCGGCGAGTGGCTGCGGCAAAGCTGGCTGGCGGTGGCGCCGAAAAAGCTTGCCGGACTGATGGGCGTAGCGGACGAATTCTGATGCGCGAAACGGCCGTCAGTTTGCTGAAAAACGTACTGACAGCCGTTATCGTCATTCCACTGGGCGTCGGCATCGGCAAAGCGATCGAATATAGCACGGTCGATCTGCTCGGCGACCGATTTGGATACGACGGCGCGGCGCTGCTCGGCACCGCAGTATTCGTCGCTCTTGCGCTGCTGGTGTCGAGACGCTGGACGCGGCGGCAGGCACGAAAAAGGCCGCCGGATTGCTCCGGCAGCCCTTCGCTGCCCTAGGGCAAACGTCGCTTAACCGACGATTTCTTCGGGCTTGAAGAAATAGGCGATTTCGATCGCCGCATTTTCGTCGCTGTCAGAACCGTGAACGGTGTTCGCTTCGATGCTTTCGGCCAGCTCCTTGCGGATCGTGCCGGGGGCGGCGTCCTTGGGGTTGGTCGCGCCCATGATGTCGCGGTTGCGCTGCATCGCGTCTTCGCCCTCGAGGACCTGGACGACGACGGGGCCGCTGATCATGAAATCGACGAGCTCGCCAAAGAAGGGGCGTTCCTTGTGGACCGCGTAGAAGCCTTCGGCCTGTTCCCGGCTCATGTGGATGCGCTTCGACGCGACCACGCGCAGGCCGGCGTCTTCCAGCATCTTGGTGACGGCGCCGGTGATGTTGCGACGCGTGGCGTCGGGCTTGATGATCGAGAAAGTGCGAGTGACCGCCATGGGGGAAGCTCCTGGTTATTATGATTTGTGAAGGGCGCGCCTCTAGCCGCGCTTTTGCTGCACTGCAAGGATAGAGCGCGCGGGTGCTAGGGCCCTTCGGACCAGCGGCCGTTTTCGTCCTGTTTCCAGAAGCGGTTGTCGACGTCGTCGCGCGCCGCGAGCGTGCGCCAGAGAGCGCGGGCGTCATCGATGCGGCTGTTGTCGAAGAGCAGGAAGGTGCGGTCGAACCCCAATGCTTCCTCGCGCCATTCGCCATCGGCAAGCGCGAGGTGGCTGGCGCGGTTGGGCGGCGACGGATCGAGCGTCCCCGCGATCAGGATCGGCTCAATCTCCTCGTCGGGCGATCCCGCCATTCCGTGCGGCAGGAAGCTCGCGGGATTCAGCGTCCACAGCGCCGCGTCGATCGCTTGCCGCTGCATCGCGGGCGCGGCGACCACCAACAGGCGATCGCCGTTTGCCAAGATGCGCGTCGCGAGCGCGGGGAGCACCCGTTCGACCGGGTCGCGGGTCAGCCGGTAAAAGTCGACGCGCGCCATGCTCCCCTTCCCGTTTCGCTCAGCCTTCGTGGTTCGTGGCGATGTAGCGGTCGAGCAGGCGGACGCCATAGCCGGTCGCGCCCTTCGCCCACACCGGGCCGTCCTTGTCGGCCCATGCCATGCCCGCAATGTCGAGATGCGCCCAGGCGACGCCGTCGCCGACAAAGCGCTTCAGGAACTGCGCCGCGGTGATCGAGCCGCCTTCGCGCGGGCCGATATTCTTCATGTCGGCGATCGGGCTGTCGATCAGCTTGTCGTAGGCAGGCGACAGCGGGAAGCGCCATAGCTTGTTGTTGCTGACCTCGCCCGCCGCGAGCAGGTCGGTCGCGAGCGTGTCGTCATTGGCGAAGATGCCCGCATATTCATGCCCGAGCGAAATCACCATCGCGCCGGTCAAGGTCGCGAGATCGACGATAACCTTCGGATTATAGGCGCTCTGCGCCCAGCTGATTGCGTCGCAAAGGACGAGGCGGCCCTCGGCGTCGGTGTTGAGCACCTCGACCGTCTGCCCCGACATGGTGGT contains these protein-coding regions:
- the ndk gene encoding nucleoside-diphosphate kinase; translated protein: MAVTRTFSIIKPDATRRNITGAVTKMLEDAGLRVVASKRIHMSREQAEGFYAVHKERPFFGELVDFMISGPVVVQVLEGEDAMQRNRDIMGATNPKDAAPGTIRKELAESIEANTVHGSDSDENAAIEIAYFFKPEEIVG
- a CDS encoding DNA polymerase III subunit chi produces the protein MARVDFYRLTRDPVERVLPALATRILANGDRLLVVAAPAMQRQAIDAALWTLNPASFLPHGMAGSPDEEIEPILIAGTLDPSPPNRASHLALADGEWREEALGFDRTFLLFDNSRIDDARALWRTLAARDDVDNRFWKQDENGRWSEGP